TACAAATATCTTACTGGGGAGAGAATGCCAGGTGCTAAAAGGCCTTTTAATCTAGTGGAGATGGTCATAACAAGAAACAATCCTTGGAAGTtagtcagacaaattcaaattagaaataaggcatacatttttagcagtgaggatgatttaaaaataggaacaaaTTGCCAAGGAAGCTgcagattctccatctcttgaaatCTTCAGATCAATGgtggatgtctttctggaagatatgttttAGCCAagtaagttattgggctcagcgCAGGAATAACTGGATGACATTTTATGGCTTGTTTTATATAGGACGTTGGGCtagggtcccttctggctttaaaaaaaaaaaaaaaaaaaaaaaaaaactattaatcTGTGGTCAAGATTGAATTCCTTTTATAAAATGTCTGATATTAAGTTGATAGAATCCTTTAATTCACGCGTCTGTTTCTTGGTCTTTGCACTGCTGGGTGGAGTTACTGTCTAAGGAGAAGGCTTtgttgcaggaggagggaagtgtTGCCCTTTGTCCTCTAAAGATCCAGCCACTGGGCAAAGAGAGAGCTGATGGTTTTCCCTTTTCTGCAGGAGGCATTGAGGTGATGTGGATTGTCCTCtgagtgtgtgtttttgtttgccAGCTGAAGTGCCTGTCCTTGCCAGACACCTGGATGAAGGAGTTCTTCCTGGCGCACATTTACACAGAGCTGCAGCTGATAGAAGAGGCTCTGCAGAAGTACCAGAGTCTCATTGATGCAGGATTCTCCAAGAGCACCTACATCATTTCCCAGATCGCAGTTGCCTACCACAATATCAGAGGTCAGTGAACTCAGCTAAGGGGAGTGCTTCCTGCTACAAACTGCATCAATCAGCAGCACTCACTGatgtttgccttcctctgtctGCAGATATAGACAAAGCTCTCTCTATCTTCAATGAACTAAGGAAACAAGACCCATACAGGATAGAAAACATGGACACCTTCTCCAACCTGCTGTATGTCCGGGTGAGCACCCCTTCCTTTCACCCACAATCCTCTGCAGTAAATTACACCAGCTCACACAGCAAGCATTTTATGGCTTTTTAGCAGAATACCTGAGTTAAGTCTGTCCAATCATATGAATGCTAACAAGTCTCTCTGGACATAAACTTGCATCTGtcttctttctccttcttccccatGGACTGGTATGCTAGCTGTGCATTTCTAATCTCCCTACCACCTCTTCCCTCTGAAGTGGTGTCACACTTGTCCCCACAGCAATCTCCTTCTTTTCTACCAGAGCATGAAGCCTGAGCTGAGCTACCTGGCTCACAATCTGTGTGAGATTGACAAGTATCGTGTGGAGACCTGCTGTGTGATAGGTGAGAGGCAGCTCTTCTACTAGTTTGCCACCCAGGCTTCAGGGAGTGGCAAGGCGGCTTATTGATCCCTCTCCACAGGAATTGTTAGCAGGTCTGTTGAGGCTAGGCTGGCTGAAGCAGCTCTCAGTCATGGTAAAACAGCAGATGGAATGATATAGCAGCAAAAGAAGTCAATGCAGTGTTGGCAGTGCATAGAGGTGATGATGCAGGCCTTTGGTAGGGTGTATTGGTGGTGGGTTCTCTATGCAGCTCTGAGATACTGGAATACTGTTGTTTGGTTCTGGGGACTTAGTACCCAAATAGATAAGTGGAATTTATTAGTTTGTAGGATAGTTTTCCAGGGTAAGGGGTGGGAGCTTCATTGGTTTGCACAAATGAAATGGATTGGACAAGAGCATTGGAGACCAAACTGAGGTCAGACTGGGGCTTGGAGTTATGCAATGAACTGGATCTGACTTAAGAGGTTTGTCCCTTCTCTAatttatatgaaaaaataatAGATGCCACAGCTTGTACATTTCCTAATCGCCTGCTGCTTTTTCCTGTTCACCTTATTCCTCTGACCTTCCTCTAGGAAATTACTATAGTCTACGCTCTCAGCATGAAAAAGCAGCACTTTATTTCCAGAGAGCCTTGAAACTGAATCCTCGGTATCTTGGAGCCTGGACCCTCATGGGACATGAGTACATGGAAATGAAGAACACATCTGCAGCTATCCAGGcttataggtgtgtgtgtgtgcaggaactATGCAAGGCAGAGAATGGCCTCTGGGTGTGCATGCAGTAGTGACAGATTTGGGTGGAAGGGGAGGAGTATCTTTTGTGGCCTTTTAGGAGCTCTTTTGTTGGTCCATATTCCTAACCCTGTGAACTCTGACTTGCTTTGAATCCCGCCTGTTTCGGAACACTTACAccactttctctttcctttggCAGACATGCAATAGAGGTGAACAAGAGGGACTACAGAGCCTGGTATGGACTGGGGCAAACCTATGAGATCCTCAAGATGCCATTTTACTGTCTGTATTACTACCGACGGGCCCACCAGCTGAGGTAAAGCTGGGAACGCAGCCATAACTGTTGGCAGTTCAGAATGAACGCTAtaagctgaggtgcaggaggtatcAATTACTTAGTGTATGCAGTCTCATTGAAGTGATTACATTCTGTAGAGATTCTATTCAGTCTCTTTAGAGGCATCAATAAAGGTTTAGTACTCCATGTATCATCAGGGTATAGAAGAGTGTGGTTAGGTAGTGTATTTAGGGCTGGATTTCAGTGGTAGGGTCCATCATTCAGTTAGCTTGAGACAATACCACGTTCTGAGGTAGCTTGactgtctgttatttctcacagGCCCAATGATTCCCGTATGCTGGTTGCTCTGGGAGAGTGTTATGAGAAACTCAATCAGCTGGTGGAAGCCAAAAAGGTAACTGAGGGCTCAGAtgtgctgtggggcaggctgggcatCCGGGTGGCTGCCAAGGAAGCAGACAGAGGCACAAGTCTTGTTAGTACTTCAGATCGTCCCGAGCTGTCTTCCTCTGAACACCTAAGAAGTAATGGATGTGGGATAGTGCTCAGAATGGCTATTCAGTCCTCTTCAGTCCTGACCTTGATcccagggtgggagtggggagctgtGTGCAGTCTGGGCCTAATCTTAGCAGGTTCCTGTTTATAATTGTGACTTCAGGGGAAGTTCTTCACTAACCAGCTGCCGTGAGCAGTTGGTGAATTTGTCTGCTGCGGCCTTCCAGAAAACCAGCCCTCTTCATGCGTCTCTGCTTGAGGGCATTGCAGTGACTGGGTCTGTATGTGATCAGCTTGAACCCACTGCAGGCTAGAGAAGACATTTTGCTGAGGTGCTTGTGTGACCTTTTCCCTCCTTGGCAGTGTTATTGGAGAGCTTATGCTGTGGGAGATGTGGAGAAAATGGCATTGGTGAAACTAGCCAAGTGAGTATGGCTCAGCGTTTATTCTCAGTGTTCTTTaaaaagcgctttgagatctgtaGGGCTCGGTATTATTTAGATGTGCTATTCGTGGTATCCCTAGGTCTATGGAAAGTGCAATTCCTATCCTAATGTCCTGCCCTAGCTCTGAAAAAGAGCCTCTGTTTGCGTCGGCAGCTGAAGAACCTAGAAATCCATAGTAACATTGGCAGGCAATATTAGTAACTAATTGCTATCCTGGTGGGTGGTCTGTTACCCTGTCCCTCAGGCATAGGGTGTTGTCTGTCTGCTTCTAGGGGACTGGGCCTGGCTGCAGCTAGTAAAGCACGGTCCAGAACTTGCTCTTATTTGGGAGAGGCCCTTTCTAAAGGCCTGTCCAGGACAGACAGAAATTCTTGCTTTTGGGTCTCTTCCATGCTATGTTTTTGAccccttttctctcctttcccaggCTGCATGAACAGCTGAATGAATCAGAACAGGCTGCTCAGTGCTACATCAAATACATCCAGGATATCTATTCCTGTGGGGTGAGTCAATGGTAGGGGGACAGGAAGGAGAAGTGAGGGAGAATGATGTAGAACTACCTTCCATACCAGCTCTTGCTGTTTCTTTACTGTGCTGTAGGAGATAGTGGAGCACCTGGAGGTGAGCACTGCCTTCCGCTACCTAGCCCAGTATTACTTCAAGTGTAAACTCTGGGATGAAGCCTCTGCCTGTGCTCAGAAATGCTGTGCATTCAATGATGTGAGTAGCCACTGTCCCTTTCTTACGGGGGATTCTTACCTTGATCTCTTCTGGGAGTCAGAGCAGTACTTCTGTTGAAGGAGCATGGGCTGCATCCACCTGGAGTGGACGATCTTCAGCTATGTGAGAAGACCCCCAGTGCTGCTGCTCACCTATTTCCTGCTGTTGCTTCTTAGTAACTAGTTGAAGATCTGGGGCTAAGGGTTGCACTGGCTTGGCATTCAGTAGTACAAAAATAACTTAAAACTTGTAGTGGTCTGCAGATCTCTAGCAGGAAACCCTGCTATCTTTCTGCAGGAACTAATGGACTTACTGTACAGTGTGCTCCTGGAATCCCCTGTGTTTCTTCCACATTGACAGTGCAAAGAATACAGAAGTACTTGGTATCCTGGCATGTGTGGAATCTGAGATTCTCTCAGGCCCTAGATGGGCGCTCTGGATTTCCATGTCAACCCAGGAGGGGATGTTGTGGCCATCACCAGCATAAAATTTGCCCCTTCTCCCAAGCAAAGCTGTCTAGAACTTGAGAAGAGAAGACCAGAGCCCGAGTCCCTTAAAGTCTTTGCTATTGCCAG
The nucleotide sequence above comes from Chelonia mydas isolate rCheMyd1 chromosome 8, rCheMyd1.pri.v2, whole genome shotgun sequence. Encoded proteins:
- the CDC23 gene encoding cell division cycle protein 23 homolog, which codes for MGKMAAPAVVPGLGSCDFSDLREIKKQLLSVAERSRERGLQHSGKWASELAFALDPLPLSELPAAPALTEEDARDLDAYTLAKSYFDLKEYDRAAYFLRGCKSQKAYFLYMYSRYLSGEKKKDDETVDSLGPLEKGQVKNEALRELRVELSKKHKAQELDGFGLYLYGVVLRKLDLVKEAIDVFVEAAHVLPLHWGAWLELCNLITDKEMLKCLSLPDTWMKEFFLAHIYTELQLIEEALQKYQSLIDAGFSKSTYIISQIAVAYHNIRDIDKALSIFNELRKQDPYRIENMDTFSNLLYVRSMKPELSYLAHNLCEIDKYRVETCCVIGNYYSLRSQHEKAALYFQRALKLNPRYLGAWTLMGHEYMEMKNTSAAIQAYRHAIEVNKRDYRAWYGLGQTYEILKMPFYCLYYYRRAHQLRPNDSRMLVALGECYEKLNQLVEAKKCYWRAYAVGDVEKMALVKLAKLHEQLNESEQAAQCYIKYIQDIYSCGEIVEHLEVSTAFRYLAQYYFKCKLWDEASACAQKCCAFNDTREEGKALLRQILQLRNQGETSSTEISAPFFLPASLSSNNTPTRRVSPLNLSSVTP